In Streptomyces sp. P3, one DNA window encodes the following:
- a CDS encoding threonine/serine dehydratase, translating into MPDITPGKHPALMAGAPLDHSGVARAERELAGRVWRTPVVRCAPLDAIAGARLWLKAENLQHGGSFKARGALLAVDELARDGSRGVIAQSTGNHAIAVALAAREHRLPAMLVLPADAPPAKVRRIRDTGAEVVTAGTLLAERIAVVDELRQRYGYDAVDPYQNPRVVLGQATATAELLGQVAAEGVRLDAVVVPIGGGSAIAGACLAAEGSGTAVVGAEPESVPALTAALNAGRPVTVPARYTIADGLRPDRIGALPFELAERAVTSVVTVPEPAIGEALMAAFLHARLVVEPAAATALAAGLAHAAEYGSDVGVLLSGGNVEPSLVTSMLAGRSGLD; encoded by the coding sequence ATGCCTGACATCACCCCCGGAAAGCATCCCGCGCTGATGGCCGGAGCACCGCTCGACCACAGCGGCGTCGCACGCGCCGAACGCGAACTCGCCGGCCGGGTCTGGCGCACGCCGGTGGTGCGCTGCGCCCCGCTGGACGCCATCGCCGGCGCCCGCCTGTGGCTGAAGGCCGAGAACCTCCAGCACGGCGGGTCGTTCAAGGCCCGCGGCGCCCTGCTGGCCGTGGACGAACTCGCCCGGGACGGCAGCCGCGGCGTGATTGCCCAGAGTACGGGCAACCACGCGATCGCGGTCGCGCTCGCCGCCCGTGAACACCGACTCCCCGCCATGCTGGTGCTGCCCGCAGACGCGCCGCCGGCCAAGGTCCGCCGGATCCGGGACACCGGTGCCGAGGTGGTCACCGCCGGCACGCTGCTGGCCGAACGCATCGCCGTCGTCGATGAGTTGCGGCAGAGGTACGGCTACGACGCCGTCGACCCCTACCAGAACCCGCGGGTGGTCCTCGGCCAGGCCACCGCCACCGCGGAACTGCTCGGCCAGGTCGCCGCCGAGGGCGTACGGCTGGACGCCGTGGTCGTCCCGATCGGCGGCGGCAGTGCCATAGCGGGCGCCTGCCTGGCCGCCGAGGGGTCCGGTACGGCGGTCGTCGGCGCGGAGCCCGAGTCAGTACCGGCGTTGACCGCCGCCCTGAACGCCGGCCGGCCGGTGACGGTCCCCGCCCGGTACACCATCGCCGACGGGCTGCGCCCCGACCGGATCGGCGCGCTGCCCTTCGAGCTCGCCGAACGCGCGGTCACCTCGGTGGTCACCGTCCCGGAGCCGGCCATCGGCGAGGCTCTGATGGCCGCGTTCCTGCACGCCCGGCTGGTAGTGGAACCGGCAGCGGCCACCGCGCTCGCCGCCGGGCTGGCCCACGCCGCCGAGTACGGCTCCGACGTGGGCGTCCTGCTCAGCGGCGGCAACGTCGAACCGAGTCTGGTCACTTCGATGCTCGCCGGGCGCAGCGGCCTCGACTGA
- a CDS encoding ATP-binding cassette domain-containing protein, with the protein MIEIRELTKRYREVTVVDGLSFTAEAGRVTGLLGPEGAGKSTTLRMLLGLSSPTAGSAAIGGREFRDHPPGPHEVGALLDSHGVYCRHVGNTARECLVGLARRYRLPRGRVDQVLEQVGLTEVEQRRVGTFSLGMRQRLGVAYALFADPPVLVLDEPLNGLDHRGLVWAGDLFQRLAGEGRTVLVSGQPSIGLAGLAEDLVVVAGGRRVEGQRAALLRDGDGDGGPRVQVRTPDIAVLAELLADKGAQVVLNDDQSLTVTGLTAQGIGDVAFLNVVPVHELAPDIPGR; encoded by the coding sequence ATGATCGAGATCAGAGAACTGACGAAACGGTACCGCGAGGTCACGGTCGTGGACGGTCTGAGCTTCACGGCCGAGGCCGGACGAGTCACCGGGCTGCTCGGGCCGGAAGGCGCGGGCAAGAGCACGACGCTGCGGATGCTGCTGGGCCTGAGCAGTCCTACCGCGGGCAGCGCCGCGATCGGCGGCCGCGAGTTCCGCGACCACCCGCCGGGGCCCCACGAGGTCGGTGCACTGCTGGACAGCCACGGCGTGTACTGCCGGCATGTCGGCAACACCGCCCGGGAGTGCCTCGTCGGGCTGGCCCGGCGGTACAGGCTCCCGCGCGGCCGGGTGGACCAGGTGCTGGAGCAGGTCGGGCTGACCGAGGTGGAGCAGCGCCGGGTCGGCACCTTCTCGTTGGGGATGCGTCAACGCCTCGGTGTCGCCTACGCGTTGTTCGCCGACCCGCCGGTCCTGGTGCTCGACGAGCCGCTCAACGGGCTGGACCACCGCGGGCTGGTCTGGGCGGGCGACCTCTTCCAGCGGCTGGCCGGCGAGGGGCGCACGGTGCTCGTCTCCGGACAGCCCTCGATCGGACTCGCCGGCCTGGCGGAGGACCTGGTGGTCGTCGCGGGCGGCCGCAGGGTCGAGGGACAGCGGGCAGCGCTGCTCCGCGACGGCGACGGCGACGGCGGGCCTCGGGTGCAGGTGCGCACGCCCGACATCGCGGTGCTGGCCGAGTTGCTGGCCGACAAGGGCGCCCAAGTGGTGCTCAACGACGACCAGTCGCTGACCGTGACGGGCCTGACCGCCCAGGGCATCGGCGACGTAGCCTTCCTGAACGTCGTACCGGTGCACGAGCTCGCCCCGGACATCCCCGGTCGCTGA
- a CDS encoding MBL fold metallo-hydrolase yields MSDKKLFLRSKAIIEPLVDRFFAWPYTIAPVQAAMNLAFLQLPLLESYLQSPQVHVAASHNPELRGGYFVNIPESRADEVRDLVAAIKRDRADMLRFAEAIAAGQEILRANATGFDLTPLYPKMPEELGGLIELAYDTDNQAQMRFMEPLVFKSKVYDESRQSVQLSLETGIERPFILSTPRLPSPDVLELDIPFRHEGLAELFKARVHGATLAHLREALGLDDAQTGQLSKLLTDRPSLSEDRHIDGGGRIRYFGHACLVLQTPEAAIVTDPFISADSTAGDRYTLDDLPDYIDLVLITHGHQDHIVLETLLQLRGRLGAIVVPRSSRGNLADPSMALMLRHQGFNVIEVDDFDEVEFPGGKITATPFLGEHCDLDIRAKSTYWAELAGKKVFIGADSSGIEPSLYRYIKDHLGTADIAFLGMECDGAPLTWLYQALLTVPISKKMSNSRKLSGSNAEQAAAIMTELGAREAYIYAMGEEDWLGHVMATTYTPDTYQLKQIDEFLAWCKDRDITAGHLFKQQEWRW; encoded by the coding sequence ATGTCCGACAAGAAGCTCTTCCTGCGGTCGAAGGCCATCATCGAGCCGCTGGTGGACAGGTTCTTCGCCTGGCCGTACACCATCGCGCCGGTGCAGGCGGCGATGAACCTCGCGTTCCTGCAGCTGCCGCTGCTGGAGTCCTATCTGCAGTCCCCACAGGTGCATGTGGCAGCGAGCCACAACCCGGAGCTGCGCGGCGGTTACTTCGTCAACATCCCGGAGTCGCGCGCCGACGAGGTCCGTGACCTGGTCGCCGCGATCAAGCGCGACCGCGCCGACATGCTGCGCTTCGCCGAGGCGATCGCCGCCGGCCAGGAGATCCTGCGGGCGAACGCGACCGGCTTCGACCTGACCCCGCTCTACCCGAAGATGCCCGAGGAACTGGGCGGTCTCATCGAGCTCGCCTACGACACCGACAACCAGGCGCAGATGCGGTTCATGGAGCCGCTGGTCTTCAAGAGCAAGGTCTACGACGAGTCCCGCCAGTCGGTGCAGCTCTCCCTGGAGACAGGGATCGAGCGCCCGTTCATCCTGAGCACCCCGCGCCTGCCCTCGCCGGACGTCCTGGAGCTGGACATCCCGTTCCGCCACGAGGGCCTCGCCGAGCTGTTCAAGGCCCGCGTGCACGGTGCCACCCTCGCCCACCTGCGCGAGGCGCTCGGCCTGGACGACGCCCAGACCGGCCAGCTGTCCAAGCTGCTGACGGACCGTCCCAGTCTGTCCGAGGACCGCCACATCGACGGCGGCGGCCGGATCCGATACTTCGGGCACGCCTGCCTGGTCCTGCAGACGCCCGAGGCGGCGATCGTCACCGACCCGTTCATCAGCGCCGACAGCACCGCCGGCGACCGCTACACGCTGGACGACCTGCCGGACTACATCGACCTCGTGCTGATCACCCACGGCCACCAGGACCACATCGTCCTGGAGACCTTGCTCCAGCTGCGCGGCCGCCTCGGCGCGATCGTCGTCCCCCGGTCCTCGCGCGGCAACCTCGCCGACCCGTCCATGGCGCTGATGCTTCGTCACCAGGGCTTCAACGTCATCGAGGTCGACGACTTCGACGAGGTCGAGTTCCCCGGCGGCAAGATCACGGCGACGCCGTTCCTCGGGGAGCACTGTGACCTGGACATCCGCGCCAAGTCCACCTACTGGGCCGAGCTGGCCGGCAAGAAGGTCTTCATCGGCGCCGACTCGTCCGGCATCGAGCCCTCGCTCTACCGCTACATCAAGGACCACCTGGGGACCGCCGACATCGCCTTCCTCGGCATGGAGTGCGACGGGGCGCCGCTGACCTGGCTCTACCAGGCGCTGCTGACCGTCCCCATCTCGAAGAAGATGAGCAACTCGCGCAAGCTCTCCGGCTCCAACGCCGAGCAGGCCGCCGCCATCATGACCGAGCTCGGCGCCCGCGAGGCGTACATCTACGCCATGGGCGAGGAGGACTGGCTCGGCCACGTGATGGCCACCACCTACACCCCGGACACCTACCAGCTCAAGCAGATCGACGAGTTCCTCGCCTGGTGCAAGGACCGCGACATCACGGCCGGCCACCTCTTCAAGCAGCAGGAGTGGCGCTGGTAA